In the genome of Chrysemys picta bellii isolate R12L10 chromosome 17, ASM1138683v2, whole genome shotgun sequence, one region contains:
- the AXL gene encoding tyrosine-protein kinase receptor UFO isoform X2, which produces MGKARSSLLCVLVACWMGTGAAHSDLHFLENPSNQTSSLGKDVRLRCAVQLSQELPEISWLRDGQVLELADSNQMQMPINDKVWLAISELSIPSVQLSDAGSYQCVMWVNGEEVLSDAAHLELEGLPFFSEEPQDLEVAADTPFNLSCSAQGPPEPVRVIWLQDGAPLNSLVDPMARAPSVLAVSGLNRSASFSCEAHNAKGVATSRTAAVTVVPQRPRGLVLVTRGENTLEVGWEPGASGASPLSICTVQAVRTDQDLSTVPPEAMYNQNLNVPPFRHLIQGLAPFASYHVRVACRSAAGASRWTHWVPMETLEGAPRTPPENVTAFQNGSRATVHWLAPRGPLGGILRGYRLAYQSPDSPEVVVDVGLTTEKTLELVSEVQNLTVRVASYTSAGDGPWSDAVVVSPSYPLAPQTQEVRENAAPAFSWHWWAVILAVGLAVAFAIFFVLVLARLRKKETRFGEAFEPRVEQGELVVHYRVRKSYSRRTTEATLNSLGISEDLKEKLRDVMVDRHKVALGKTLGEGEFGSVMEGQLNQDDSVLKVAVKTMKIAICTRSEMEDFLSEAVCMKEFDHPNVMKLLGVCLQSTESEGYPSPVVILPFMKHGDLHSFLLYSRLGDSPLYLPTQTLVRFMADIASGMDYLSSRNFIHRDLAARNCMLNENMNVCVADFGLSKKIYNGDYYRQGRIAKMPVKWIAIESLADRVYTTKSDVVPADDQLLGPAPQGAPQLRGAARGAGEDAVEPPARPGPRRDPLRQHGGRGGGAGRCGGAGPRAAGQGAAAPKGGCGGPGAPGRGGGTLRPVPRPPRERPADGRPPRLPRALRRHRGGGLRGGG; this is translated from the exons ATGGGCAAGGCCCGCAGCTCCCTCCTGTGCGTGCTGGTGGCCTGCTGGATGGGCACGGGCGCTGCCCACTCGG ACCTGCACTTCCTGGAGAACCCCTCGAACCAGACCTCATCCCTGGGCAAAGACGTCCGGCTGCGCTGCGCCGTGCAGCTGAGCCAGGAGCTGCCCGAGATCAGCTGGCTGCGGGACGGGCAGGTGCTGGAACTGGCCGACAGCAACCAGATGCAGATGCCCATAAACGACAAGGTCTGGCTGGCCATCAGCGAGCTCAG CATCCCGTCCGTGCAGCTCTCAGACGCGGGCAGCTACCAGTGCGTCATGTGGGTGAACGGGGAGGAGGTGCTGTCCGACGCCGCCCACCTGGAGCTGGAAG gtcTGCCCTTCTTCTCCGAGGAGCCCCAGGACCTGGAGGTGGCAGCTGACACCCCCTTCAACCTGAGCTGCAGCGCCCAGGGCCCCCCCGAGCCGGTGCGGGTCATCTGGCTGCAAGACGGGGCCCCCCTCAACTCCCTGGTGGACCCCATGGCACGGGCGCCCTCCGTGCTCGCCGTGAGCG GTCTGAACAGAAGCGCCTCGTTCTCCTGTGAAGCCCACAATGCCAAGGGCGTGGCCACCTCCCGGACCGCGGCCGTGACAG TGGTCCCCCAGCGGCCGAGGGGCCTGGTGCTGGTGACGCGTGGCGAGAACACCCTGGAggtgggctgggagccgggggccaGCGGGGCGTCGCCCCTCAGCATCTGCACCGTCCAG GCCGTGCGCACCGACCAGGACCTCAGCACCGTCCCCCCCGAGGCCATGTACAACCAGAACCTCAACGTGCCACCCTTCCGTCACCTCATCCAGGGGCTGGCGCCCTTCGCCTCCTACCACGTCCGCGTGGCCTGTCGCAGCGCGGCCGGCGCCTCCCGCTGGACCCACTGGGTGCCCATGGAGaccctggaagggg CGCCCCGCACCCCCCCGGAGAATGTCACGGCCTTCCAGAACGGCAGCCGGGCCACGGTGCACTGGCTGGCGCCACGCGGGCCACTCGGCGGGATCCTGCGTGGGTACAGGCTGGCCTATCAGAGCCCCGATTCCCCAGAG GTGGTGGTGGATGTGGGGCTGACCACCGAGAAGACCCTGGAGCTGGTCTCGGAGGTGCAGAACCTGACGGTGCGGGTGGCGTCATACACTAGCGCCGGGGACGGGCCCTGGAGCGACGCCGTCGTGGTCTCCCCATcct ATCCGCTCGCCCcacagacccaggaag TGAGGGAGAACGCGGCCCCCGCCTTCTCGTGGCACTGGTGGGCCGTGATCCTGGCCGTGGGCCTGGCAGTGGCCTTCGCCATCTTCTTCGTCCTCGTCCTGGCCCGGCTGCGCAAGAAGGAGACGCGGTTTGG GGAGGCCTTTGAGCCCCGAGTGGAGCAGGGCGAGCTGGTGGTACATTACCGTGTCCGCAAGTCGTACAGCCGCAGGACCACGGAGGCCACGC TGAACAGCCTGGGCATCAGTGAGGACCTGAAGGAGAAGCTACGGGACGTGATGGTGGACCGGCACAAAGTGGCCCTGGGGAAGACCCTGGGTGAAG GCGAGTTCGGCTCCGTCATGGAAGGGCAGCTCAACCAGGACGACAGCGTCCTCAAGGTGGCCGTCAAGACCATGAAGA TCGCCATCTGCACCCGCAGCGAGATGGAGGATTTCCTGAGCGAGGCCGTCTGCATGAAGGAGTTCGACCACCCCAATGTCATGAAGCTCCTGG GGGTGTGTCTGCAGAGCACGGAGAGCGAGGGCTACCCCTCGCCCGTGGTCATCCTGCCCTTCATGAAACACGGCGACCTGCACAGCTTCCTTCTCTACTCCCGGCTCGGGGACAGCCCCTTG TACCTGCCCACGCAGACGCTGGTGCGGTTCATGGCCGACATCGCCAGCGGGATGGACTATCTCAGCAGCCGGAACTTCATCCACCGGGACCTGGCCGCCCGCAACTGCAT GCTGAACGAGAACATGAACGTCTGCGTGGCCGACTTCGGCCTGTCCAAGAAGATCTACAACGGCGACTATTACCGCCAGGGCCGCATCGCCAAGATGCCCGTCAAGTGGATCGCCATCGAGAGCCTGGCTGACCGCGTCTACACCACCAAGAGCGACGTG gtaCCAGCTGATGACCAGCtgctgggccctgcaccccaaggAGCGCCCCAGCTTCGAGGAGCTGCACGGGGCGCTGGAGAAGACGCTGTGGAGCCTCCCGCCCGCCCAGGGCCCCGACGAGATCCTCTACGTCAACATGGAGGACGGGGGGGCGGAgcggggcgctgtgggggggctgggccccgagccgccggccaagGAGCAGCTGCTCCCAAAGGGGGCTGTGGCGGCCCAGGTGCACCGGGCCGAGGGGGCGGGACGCTACGTCctgtgccccgccccccccgagagCGGCCGGCGGACGGGCGACCTCCCCGCCTCCCCCGCGCCCTGCGCCGCCACCGAGGAGGGGGCCTGAGAGGGGGGGGCTGA
- the AXL gene encoding tyrosine-protein kinase receptor UFO isoform X3 encodes MGKARSSLLCVLVACWMGTGAAHSDLHFLENPSNQTSSLGKDVRLRCAVQLSQELPEISWLRDGQVLELADSNQMQMPINDKVWLAISELSIPSVQLSDAGSYQCVMWVNGEEVLSDAAHLELEGLPFFSEEPQDLEVAADTPFNLSCSAQGPPEPVRVIWLQDGAPLNSLVDPMARAPSVLAVSGLNRSASFSCEAHNAKGVATSRTAAVTVVPQRPRGLVLVTRGENTLEVGWEPGASGASPLSICTVQAVRTDQDLSTVPPEAMYNQNLNVPPFRHLIQGLAPFASYHVRVACRSAAGASRWTHWVPMETLEGAPRTPPENVTAFQNGSRATVHWLAPRGPLGGILRGYRLAYQSPDSPEVVVDVGLTTEKTLELVSEVQNLTVRVASYTSAGDGPWSDAVVVSPSYPLAPQTQEVRENAAPAFSWHWWAVILAVGLAVAFAIFFVLVLARLRKKETRFGEAFEPRVEQGELVVHYRVRKSYSRRTTEATLNSLGISEDLKEKLRDVMVDRHKVALGKTLGEGEFGSVMEGQLNQDDSVLKVAVKTMKIAICTRSEMEDFLSEAVCMKEFDHPNVMKLLGVCLQSTESEGYPSPVVILPFMKHGDLHSFLLYSRLGDSPLYLPTQTLVRFMADIASGMDYLSSRNFIHRDLAARNCMYQLMTSCWALHPKERPSFEELHGALEKTLWSLPPAQGPDEILYVNMEDGGAERGAVGGLGPEPPAKEQLLPKGAVAAQVHRAEGAGRYVLCPAPPESGRRTGDLPASPAPCAATEEGA; translated from the exons ATGGGCAAGGCCCGCAGCTCCCTCCTGTGCGTGCTGGTGGCCTGCTGGATGGGCACGGGCGCTGCCCACTCGG ACCTGCACTTCCTGGAGAACCCCTCGAACCAGACCTCATCCCTGGGCAAAGACGTCCGGCTGCGCTGCGCCGTGCAGCTGAGCCAGGAGCTGCCCGAGATCAGCTGGCTGCGGGACGGGCAGGTGCTGGAACTGGCCGACAGCAACCAGATGCAGATGCCCATAAACGACAAGGTCTGGCTGGCCATCAGCGAGCTCAG CATCCCGTCCGTGCAGCTCTCAGACGCGGGCAGCTACCAGTGCGTCATGTGGGTGAACGGGGAGGAGGTGCTGTCCGACGCCGCCCACCTGGAGCTGGAAG gtcTGCCCTTCTTCTCCGAGGAGCCCCAGGACCTGGAGGTGGCAGCTGACACCCCCTTCAACCTGAGCTGCAGCGCCCAGGGCCCCCCCGAGCCGGTGCGGGTCATCTGGCTGCAAGACGGGGCCCCCCTCAACTCCCTGGTGGACCCCATGGCACGGGCGCCCTCCGTGCTCGCCGTGAGCG GTCTGAACAGAAGCGCCTCGTTCTCCTGTGAAGCCCACAATGCCAAGGGCGTGGCCACCTCCCGGACCGCGGCCGTGACAG TGGTCCCCCAGCGGCCGAGGGGCCTGGTGCTGGTGACGCGTGGCGAGAACACCCTGGAggtgggctgggagccgggggccaGCGGGGCGTCGCCCCTCAGCATCTGCACCGTCCAG GCCGTGCGCACCGACCAGGACCTCAGCACCGTCCCCCCCGAGGCCATGTACAACCAGAACCTCAACGTGCCACCCTTCCGTCACCTCATCCAGGGGCTGGCGCCCTTCGCCTCCTACCACGTCCGCGTGGCCTGTCGCAGCGCGGCCGGCGCCTCCCGCTGGACCCACTGGGTGCCCATGGAGaccctggaagggg CGCCCCGCACCCCCCCGGAGAATGTCACGGCCTTCCAGAACGGCAGCCGGGCCACGGTGCACTGGCTGGCGCCACGCGGGCCACTCGGCGGGATCCTGCGTGGGTACAGGCTGGCCTATCAGAGCCCCGATTCCCCAGAG GTGGTGGTGGATGTGGGGCTGACCACCGAGAAGACCCTGGAGCTGGTCTCGGAGGTGCAGAACCTGACGGTGCGGGTGGCGTCATACACTAGCGCCGGGGACGGGCCCTGGAGCGACGCCGTCGTGGTCTCCCCATcct ATCCGCTCGCCCcacagacccaggaag TGAGGGAGAACGCGGCCCCCGCCTTCTCGTGGCACTGGTGGGCCGTGATCCTGGCCGTGGGCCTGGCAGTGGCCTTCGCCATCTTCTTCGTCCTCGTCCTGGCCCGGCTGCGCAAGAAGGAGACGCGGTTTGG GGAGGCCTTTGAGCCCCGAGTGGAGCAGGGCGAGCTGGTGGTACATTACCGTGTCCGCAAGTCGTACAGCCGCAGGACCACGGAGGCCACGC TGAACAGCCTGGGCATCAGTGAGGACCTGAAGGAGAAGCTACGGGACGTGATGGTGGACCGGCACAAAGTGGCCCTGGGGAAGACCCTGGGTGAAG GCGAGTTCGGCTCCGTCATGGAAGGGCAGCTCAACCAGGACGACAGCGTCCTCAAGGTGGCCGTCAAGACCATGAAGA TCGCCATCTGCACCCGCAGCGAGATGGAGGATTTCCTGAGCGAGGCCGTCTGCATGAAGGAGTTCGACCACCCCAATGTCATGAAGCTCCTGG GGGTGTGTCTGCAGAGCACGGAGAGCGAGGGCTACCCCTCGCCCGTGGTCATCCTGCCCTTCATGAAACACGGCGACCTGCACAGCTTCCTTCTCTACTCCCGGCTCGGGGACAGCCCCTTG TACCTGCCCACGCAGACGCTGGTGCGGTTCATGGCCGACATCGCCAGCGGGATGGACTATCTCAGCAGCCGGAACTTCATCCACCGGGACCTGGCCGCCCGCAACTGCAT gtaCCAGCTGATGACCAGCtgctgggccctgcaccccaaggAGCGCCCCAGCTTCGAGGAGCTGCACGGGGCGCTGGAGAAGACGCTGTGGAGCCTCCCGCCCGCCCAGGGCCCCGACGAGATCCTCTACGTCAACATGGAGGACGGGGGGGCGGAgcggggcgctgtgggggggctgggccccgagccgccggccaagGAGCAGCTGCTCCCAAAGGGGGCTGTGGCGGCCCAGGTGCACCGGGCCGAGGGGGCGGGACGCTACGTCctgtgccccgccccccccgagagCGGCCGGCGGACGGGCGACCTCCCCGCCTCCCCCGCGCCCTGCGCCGCCACCGAGGAGGGGGCCTGA
- the AXL gene encoding tyrosine-protein kinase receptor UFO isoform X1 yields the protein MGKARSSLLCVLVACWMGTGAAHSDLHFLENPSNQTSSLGKDVRLRCAVQLSQELPEISWLRDGQVLELADSNQMQMPINDKVWLAISELSIPSVQLSDAGSYQCVMWVNGEEVLSDAAHLELEGLPFFSEEPQDLEVAADTPFNLSCSAQGPPEPVRVIWLQDGAPLNSLVDPMARAPSVLAVSGLNRSASFSCEAHNAKGVATSRTAAVTVVPQRPRGLVLVTRGENTLEVGWEPGASGASPLSICTVQAVRTDQDLSTVPPEAMYNQNLNVPPFRHLIQGLAPFASYHVRVACRSAAGASRWTHWVPMETLEGAPRTPPENVTAFQNGSRATVHWLAPRGPLGGILRGYRLAYQSPDSPEVVVDVGLTTEKTLELVSEVQNLTVRVASYTSAGDGPWSDAVVVSPSYPLAPQTQEVRENAAPAFSWHWWAVILAVGLAVAFAIFFVLVLARLRKKETRFGEAFEPRVEQGELVVHYRVRKSYSRRTTEATLNSLGISEDLKEKLRDVMVDRHKVALGKTLGEGEFGSVMEGQLNQDDSVLKVAVKTMKIAICTRSEMEDFLSEAVCMKEFDHPNVMKLLGVCLQSTESEGYPSPVVILPFMKHGDLHSFLLYSRLGDSPLYLPTQTLVRFMADIASGMDYLSSRNFIHRDLAARNCMLNENMNVCVADFGLSKKIYNGDYYRQGRIAKMPVKWIAIESLADRVYTTKSDVWSFGVTMWEIATRGQTPYPGVENSEIYDYLRQGHRLKQPLDCLDGLYQLMTSCWALHPKERPSFEELHGALEKTLWSLPPAQGPDEILYVNMEDGGAERGAVGGLGPEPPAKEQLLPKGAVAAQVHRAEGAGRYVLCPAPPESGRRTGDLPASPAPCAATEEGA from the exons ATGGGCAAGGCCCGCAGCTCCCTCCTGTGCGTGCTGGTGGCCTGCTGGATGGGCACGGGCGCTGCCCACTCGG ACCTGCACTTCCTGGAGAACCCCTCGAACCAGACCTCATCCCTGGGCAAAGACGTCCGGCTGCGCTGCGCCGTGCAGCTGAGCCAGGAGCTGCCCGAGATCAGCTGGCTGCGGGACGGGCAGGTGCTGGAACTGGCCGACAGCAACCAGATGCAGATGCCCATAAACGACAAGGTCTGGCTGGCCATCAGCGAGCTCAG CATCCCGTCCGTGCAGCTCTCAGACGCGGGCAGCTACCAGTGCGTCATGTGGGTGAACGGGGAGGAGGTGCTGTCCGACGCCGCCCACCTGGAGCTGGAAG gtcTGCCCTTCTTCTCCGAGGAGCCCCAGGACCTGGAGGTGGCAGCTGACACCCCCTTCAACCTGAGCTGCAGCGCCCAGGGCCCCCCCGAGCCGGTGCGGGTCATCTGGCTGCAAGACGGGGCCCCCCTCAACTCCCTGGTGGACCCCATGGCACGGGCGCCCTCCGTGCTCGCCGTGAGCG GTCTGAACAGAAGCGCCTCGTTCTCCTGTGAAGCCCACAATGCCAAGGGCGTGGCCACCTCCCGGACCGCGGCCGTGACAG TGGTCCCCCAGCGGCCGAGGGGCCTGGTGCTGGTGACGCGTGGCGAGAACACCCTGGAggtgggctgggagccgggggccaGCGGGGCGTCGCCCCTCAGCATCTGCACCGTCCAG GCCGTGCGCACCGACCAGGACCTCAGCACCGTCCCCCCCGAGGCCATGTACAACCAGAACCTCAACGTGCCACCCTTCCGTCACCTCATCCAGGGGCTGGCGCCCTTCGCCTCCTACCACGTCCGCGTGGCCTGTCGCAGCGCGGCCGGCGCCTCCCGCTGGACCCACTGGGTGCCCATGGAGaccctggaagggg CGCCCCGCACCCCCCCGGAGAATGTCACGGCCTTCCAGAACGGCAGCCGGGCCACGGTGCACTGGCTGGCGCCACGCGGGCCACTCGGCGGGATCCTGCGTGGGTACAGGCTGGCCTATCAGAGCCCCGATTCCCCAGAG GTGGTGGTGGATGTGGGGCTGACCACCGAGAAGACCCTGGAGCTGGTCTCGGAGGTGCAGAACCTGACGGTGCGGGTGGCGTCATACACTAGCGCCGGGGACGGGCCCTGGAGCGACGCCGTCGTGGTCTCCCCATcct ATCCGCTCGCCCcacagacccaggaag TGAGGGAGAACGCGGCCCCCGCCTTCTCGTGGCACTGGTGGGCCGTGATCCTGGCCGTGGGCCTGGCAGTGGCCTTCGCCATCTTCTTCGTCCTCGTCCTGGCCCGGCTGCGCAAGAAGGAGACGCGGTTTGG GGAGGCCTTTGAGCCCCGAGTGGAGCAGGGCGAGCTGGTGGTACATTACCGTGTCCGCAAGTCGTACAGCCGCAGGACCACGGAGGCCACGC TGAACAGCCTGGGCATCAGTGAGGACCTGAAGGAGAAGCTACGGGACGTGATGGTGGACCGGCACAAAGTGGCCCTGGGGAAGACCCTGGGTGAAG GCGAGTTCGGCTCCGTCATGGAAGGGCAGCTCAACCAGGACGACAGCGTCCTCAAGGTGGCCGTCAAGACCATGAAGA TCGCCATCTGCACCCGCAGCGAGATGGAGGATTTCCTGAGCGAGGCCGTCTGCATGAAGGAGTTCGACCACCCCAATGTCATGAAGCTCCTGG GGGTGTGTCTGCAGAGCACGGAGAGCGAGGGCTACCCCTCGCCCGTGGTCATCCTGCCCTTCATGAAACACGGCGACCTGCACAGCTTCCTTCTCTACTCCCGGCTCGGGGACAGCCCCTTG TACCTGCCCACGCAGACGCTGGTGCGGTTCATGGCCGACATCGCCAGCGGGATGGACTATCTCAGCAGCCGGAACTTCATCCACCGGGACCTGGCCGCCCGCAACTGCAT GCTGAACGAGAACATGAACGTCTGCGTGGCCGACTTCGGCCTGTCCAAGAAGATCTACAACGGCGACTATTACCGCCAGGGCCGCATCGCCAAGATGCCCGTCAAGTGGATCGCCATCGAGAGCCTGGCTGACCGCGTCTACACCACCAAGAGCGACGTG TGGTCGTTTGGGGTCACCATGTGGGAGATCGCCACGCGGGGGCAGACGCCGTACCCGGGCGTGGAGAACAGCGAGATCTACGACTACCTGCGCCAGGGACATCGTCTCAAGCAGCCCCTCGACTGCCTGGACGGGCT gtaCCAGCTGATGACCAGCtgctgggccctgcaccccaaggAGCGCCCCAGCTTCGAGGAGCTGCACGGGGCGCTGGAGAAGACGCTGTGGAGCCTCCCGCCCGCCCAGGGCCCCGACGAGATCCTCTACGTCAACATGGAGGACGGGGGGGCGGAgcggggcgctgtgggggggctgggccccgagccgccggccaagGAGCAGCTGCTCCCAAAGGGGGCTGTGGCGGCCCAGGTGCACCGGGCCGAGGGGGCGGGACGCTACGTCctgtgccccgccccccccgagagCGGCCGGCGGACGGGCGACCTCCCCGCCTCCCCCGCGCCCTGCGCCGCCACCGAGGAGGGGGCCTGA
- the AXL gene encoding tyrosine-protein kinase receptor UFO isoform X4 — protein sequence MGTPCTDAPSPGQTRPGKGEGAGPGEWGRGLNRSASFSCEAHNAKGVATSRTAAVTVVPQRPRGLVLVTRGENTLEVGWEPGASGASPLSICTVQAVRTDQDLSTVPPEAMYNQNLNVPPFRHLIQGLAPFASYHVRVACRSAAGASRWTHWVPMETLEGAPRTPPENVTAFQNGSRATVHWLAPRGPLGGILRGYRLAYQSPDSPEVVVDVGLTTEKTLELVSEVQNLTVRVASYTSAGDGPWSDAVVVSPSYPLAPQTQEVRENAAPAFSWHWWAVILAVGLAVAFAIFFVLVLARLRKKETRFGEAFEPRVEQGELVVHYRVRKSYSRRTTEATLNSLGISEDLKEKLRDVMVDRHKVALGKTLGEGEFGSVMEGQLNQDDSVLKVAVKTMKIAICTRSEMEDFLSEAVCMKEFDHPNVMKLLGVCLQSTESEGYPSPVVILPFMKHGDLHSFLLYSRLGDSPLYLPTQTLVRFMADIASGMDYLSSRNFIHRDLAARNCMLNENMNVCVADFGLSKKIYNGDYYRQGRIAKMPVKWIAIESLADRVYTTKSDVWSFGVTMWEIATRGQTPYPGVENSEIYDYLRQGHRLKQPLDCLDGLYQLMTSCWALHPKERPSFEELHGALEKTLWSLPPAQGPDEILYVNMEDGGAERGAVGGLGPEPPAKEQLLPKGAVAAQVHRAEGAGRYVLCPAPPESGRRTGDLPASPAPCAATEEGA from the exons ATGGGAACGCCTTGCACTGACGCCCCCTCGCCCGGCCAGACCCGGCCAGGaaagggggaaggggctgggcccggagagtggggcaggg GTCTGAACAGAAGCGCCTCGTTCTCCTGTGAAGCCCACAATGCCAAGGGCGTGGCCACCTCCCGGACCGCGGCCGTGACAG TGGTCCCCCAGCGGCCGAGGGGCCTGGTGCTGGTGACGCGTGGCGAGAACACCCTGGAggtgggctgggagccgggggccaGCGGGGCGTCGCCCCTCAGCATCTGCACCGTCCAG GCCGTGCGCACCGACCAGGACCTCAGCACCGTCCCCCCCGAGGCCATGTACAACCAGAACCTCAACGTGCCACCCTTCCGTCACCTCATCCAGGGGCTGGCGCCCTTCGCCTCCTACCACGTCCGCGTGGCCTGTCGCAGCGCGGCCGGCGCCTCCCGCTGGACCCACTGGGTGCCCATGGAGaccctggaagggg CGCCCCGCACCCCCCCGGAGAATGTCACGGCCTTCCAGAACGGCAGCCGGGCCACGGTGCACTGGCTGGCGCCACGCGGGCCACTCGGCGGGATCCTGCGTGGGTACAGGCTGGCCTATCAGAGCCCCGATTCCCCAGAG GTGGTGGTGGATGTGGGGCTGACCACCGAGAAGACCCTGGAGCTGGTCTCGGAGGTGCAGAACCTGACGGTGCGGGTGGCGTCATACACTAGCGCCGGGGACGGGCCCTGGAGCGACGCCGTCGTGGTCTCCCCATcct ATCCGCTCGCCCcacagacccaggaag TGAGGGAGAACGCGGCCCCCGCCTTCTCGTGGCACTGGTGGGCCGTGATCCTGGCCGTGGGCCTGGCAGTGGCCTTCGCCATCTTCTTCGTCCTCGTCCTGGCCCGGCTGCGCAAGAAGGAGACGCGGTTTGG GGAGGCCTTTGAGCCCCGAGTGGAGCAGGGCGAGCTGGTGGTACATTACCGTGTCCGCAAGTCGTACAGCCGCAGGACCACGGAGGCCACGC TGAACAGCCTGGGCATCAGTGAGGACCTGAAGGAGAAGCTACGGGACGTGATGGTGGACCGGCACAAAGTGGCCCTGGGGAAGACCCTGGGTGAAG GCGAGTTCGGCTCCGTCATGGAAGGGCAGCTCAACCAGGACGACAGCGTCCTCAAGGTGGCCGTCAAGACCATGAAGA TCGCCATCTGCACCCGCAGCGAGATGGAGGATTTCCTGAGCGAGGCCGTCTGCATGAAGGAGTTCGACCACCCCAATGTCATGAAGCTCCTGG GGGTGTGTCTGCAGAGCACGGAGAGCGAGGGCTACCCCTCGCCCGTGGTCATCCTGCCCTTCATGAAACACGGCGACCTGCACAGCTTCCTTCTCTACTCCCGGCTCGGGGACAGCCCCTTG TACCTGCCCACGCAGACGCTGGTGCGGTTCATGGCCGACATCGCCAGCGGGATGGACTATCTCAGCAGCCGGAACTTCATCCACCGGGACCTGGCCGCCCGCAACTGCAT GCTGAACGAGAACATGAACGTCTGCGTGGCCGACTTCGGCCTGTCCAAGAAGATCTACAACGGCGACTATTACCGCCAGGGCCGCATCGCCAAGATGCCCGTCAAGTGGATCGCCATCGAGAGCCTGGCTGACCGCGTCTACACCACCAAGAGCGACGTG TGGTCGTTTGGGGTCACCATGTGGGAGATCGCCACGCGGGGGCAGACGCCGTACCCGGGCGTGGAGAACAGCGAGATCTACGACTACCTGCGCCAGGGACATCGTCTCAAGCAGCCCCTCGACTGCCTGGACGGGCT gtaCCAGCTGATGACCAGCtgctgggccctgcaccccaaggAGCGCCCCAGCTTCGAGGAGCTGCACGGGGCGCTGGAGAAGACGCTGTGGAGCCTCCCGCCCGCCCAGGGCCCCGACGAGATCCTCTACGTCAACATGGAGGACGGGGGGGCGGAgcggggcgctgtgggggggctgggccccgagccgccggccaagGAGCAGCTGCTCCCAAAGGGGGCTGTGGCGGCCCAGGTGCACCGGGCCGAGGGGGCGGGACGCTACGTCctgtgccccgccccccccgagagCGGCCGGCGGACGGGCGACCTCCCCGCCTCCCCCGCGCCCTGCGCCGCCACCGAGGAGGGGGCCTGA